The proteins below come from a single Oryzias latipes chromosome 14, ASM223467v1 genomic window:
- the LOC101162389 gene encoding probable palmitoyltransferase ZDHHC20 — MAPSHAFRCCKRALNWTPVLFINLVIGWSYYAYVVELCVYTIPKDAERISYLVVFHLFFAMFIWSYWKTIWSKPAKPSVAFALPSAEKELYEREQRAEVQQEILKKVARSLPVYTRTAGGAVRYCDFCQVIKPDRCHHCSTCEMCVLKMDHHCPWVNNCVGFSNYKFFVLFLTYAALYCAVICATVMQYFIKFWTKQLHDSHAKFHILFLFFVAALFFISVVSLLGYHLWLVGKNRTTIEAFRAPVFPNGPDKNGFSLGFRRNVVEVFGDQAKYWICPIFSSQGDGHSFVTRLVHIDPEQANTVLQQNGKIPSDRENSPGVEVNTDDDTKEKTEGDQAVVVMMDCKP; from the exons ATGGCGCCCTCTCACGCGTTCCGGTGCTGCAAACGAGCTCTAAACTGGACACCTGTTTTGTTTATAAATCTGGTAATTGGCTGGTCCTACTACGCGTATGTCGTggagctgtgtgtgt ATACAATCCCAAAGGATGCGGAACGAA TCAGCTATTTGGTCGTCTTTCATTTGTTCTTCGCCATGTTTATATGGTCGTACTGGAAGACGATCTGGTCCAAACCAGCCAAACCTTCCGTGGCC TTTGCTCTGCCCAGTGCAGAGAAGGAGCTGTACGAGAGGGAGCAGCGAGCTGAGGTGCAGCAGGAGATTCTGAAAAAAGTTGCGAGGAGTCTGCCTGTGTATACTCGCACGGCGGGAGGAG CTGTTCGATATTGTGACTTCTGTCAGGTGATCAAACCTGACCGCTGTCATCACTGCTCCACCTGTGAAAT GTGCGTCCTGAAAATGGACCATCACTGCCCCTG GGTGAATAACTGTGTAGGATTCTCAAACTACAAGTTCTTTGTCCTGTTCCTGACCTACGCCGCCCTGTATTGCGCTGTGATTTGTGCAACAGTCATGCAGTATTTCATCAAATTCTGGACC aaACAACTGCATGACTCGCACGCCAAATTCCACATTCTGttcctgttttttgtggccGCACTTTTCTTCATCAGTGTTGTGTCACTTCTGGGGTACCATTTATGGCTTGTAGGAAAGAACAGGACAACTATAG aggccTTCAGGGCTCCTGTTTTTCCAAACGGTCCAGACAAAAACGGCTTCTCTCTCGGCTTTCGGCGGAATGTAGTGGAGGTGTTTGGAGACCAGGCTAAGTACTGGATTTGTCCCATTTTCTCAAG TCAGGGAGATGGACATTCGTTTGTCACCAGATTGGTGCACATTGATCCTGAACAAGCAAACACCGTCCTCCAGCAGAATGGCAAAAT cccctcagacaGAGAGAACAGTCCTGGTGTTGAAGTTAACACAGATGATGACACAAAGGAGAAAACGG aagGAGACCAGGCGGTAGTTGTTATGATGGATTGCAAGCCATAG
- the LOC101162151 gene encoding choline-phosphate cytidylyltransferase B: MARRRRSRGNNAQQLQNAPNRRGHTQRALREPAVYAKPTGFKSEVPHEKLTITQARKGTPANRPVRVYADGIFDLFHSGHARALMQAKNVFPNTHLIVGVCSDELTHKLKGYTVMTEEERYDALRHCRYVDEVVRDAPWTLTPEFLKKHKIDFVAHDDIPYTSAGSEDVYKHIKEAGMFVATERTEGISTSDLITRIVRDYDIYVRRNLQRGYTARELNVGFIKENTYRLQNQVDKMKETVRTVEEKSKHFVNRVEEKSQDLIHKWEEKSREFIGNFLELFGPDGAWHVIQERSGRMLQALSPYSSPRGSPSSSPTRANSTPPDSPTSTAFRPSSPTSAHKKRSRSSPKVSSTDRRPVQ; the protein is encoded by the exons ATGGCGAGAAGGAGGCGAAGCAGAGGGAACAATGCTCAACAGCTACAGAATGCACCCAACCGAAGAGGACACACTCAGAGG GCTCTGCGGGAGCCAGCGGTCTACGCTAAGCCAACAGGCTTCAAGTCCGAGGTTCCCCATGAAAAACTGACAATTACTCAAGCACGGAAGGGAACACCAG CTAATCGCCCAGTGAGAGTCTACGCTGATGGAATATTTGATCTTTTCCACTCGGGACACGCTCGAGCTCTGATGCAGGCCAAAAACGTGTTCCCCAACACCCACCTGATAGTTGGAG TGTGCAGTGATGAGCTTACACATAAGTTAAAGGGCTACACGGTGATGACAGAAGAAGAACGCTACGACGCCCTCAGGCACTGCCGATACGTTGATGAGGTGGTGCGAGACGCCCCTTGGACCCTCACCCCAGAGTTTCTCAAGAAACACAAG ATTGACTTTGTGGCCCATGATGACATACCATACACCTCTGCTGGATCAGAAGACGTTTATAAGCACATCAAGGAAGCAG gAATGTTTGTTGCCACTGAGAGGACAGAAGGCATCTCTACGTCTGATCTGATCACTCGCATCGTCCGAGATTATGACATCTATGTCAGGCGAAACCTGCAAAGAGGCTACACAGCCAGGGAGCTCAATGTTGGGTTCATCAAG GAGAATACGTATCGACTCCAGAACCAAGTGGACAAGATGAAGGAGACGGTCCGAACTGTTGAGGAAAAGTCGAAACATTTTGTCAACAGGGTGGAGGAGAAGAGCCAGGACCTAATTCACAAATGGGAGGAGAAGTCACGAGAATTCATCGGCAATTTCCTGGAACTTTTTGGTCCAGATGGAGCATGG CATGTAATACAGGAGCGAAGCGGCCGCATGCTCCAGGCGCTCTCTCCGTACTCATCACCTCGTGGCTCCCCCAGCAGCAGCCCCACCAGAGCAAACTCAACGCCTCCGGACTCCCCCACCAGCACTGCCTTTCGGCCTTCCTCCCCTACCTCCGCACACAAAAAGAGATCACGTTCTTCACCTAAAGTGTCTTCCACAGACAGAAGACCTGTTCAATAA